The nucleotide sequence GAACAGATCAGTGGTTCTGCAACATCCGCAGCAGGTAATGTGCCGCCTCAAGGACGGGTCCAGCAAGGGACTCAGCTGTATCTGGCCTCCTACCACCCCAAGAACTGGTGGGGCCAGATGACTGCTCAAAACCTGATTGAGCAAACTGATGGTACTGTCTCCATCAATTCTGTCGCAACCTGGGATGCCAGCTGCGTGCTCACCGGGGGCACCTGCACCTCCACCAATACCACCACCTCCGCCCAAAGCAGCCGACGCCTGCTGACCTGGAATGGCAGTGCCGGTGTCACACTGGACTACAGCAATCTGAACAGCAGCCAGCAATCGGCGTTGCTGGGGTCTGCGACAACCTCAACCAATGCGTCGAACTTTCTCAGCTATCTGAAGGGTGACCGCTCTCTGGAAATCACCACGGCTGGCACAGGCAGCTTCCGTGCACGAGACAGCCTGCTGGGTGACATCATCAACTCCAGCCCCAGCTGGGTTGGCGCGCCCAACTCTCCCTATTCATCGCCATGGTCAGACTTGCTCTACCCCACTGCAACAGCCCCCGAAGGGACCAGCTATCAGACATTCGCTCAGGCCAACGCCACGCGAACCAATGTGGTCTATGTTGGCTCCAATGATGGATTTCTGCACGGTTTTCGTGCAGGGGCCAGCAAGACTGATGGCAGCTTCAACAGCACCAACAACGACGGTAACGAACTCATTGGGTACATGCCCTCGCAGGTGCTCAAGACCATCGGTAACCCGAACGCTGACACGCGCCTGAACTACGGCAATACCAACTATTCTCATAACGCCTATGTTGATGCGGCCCCAGGCACCGGAGACCTGTACATCAACGGCAGCTGGAAGACATGGCTGGCTGGAGGTCTGGGCGGAGGCGGCAATCAGGACGCCACCACAAGCCTGCCCACAGGGGTTATTGCCGACAACACCTCCATCGCCACTGGCGCGCTGTACCTGCTGGACATTACCAACCCCGATGGATTCTCAACCCAGCTTCCCTCCAGCACGGTCCTCGGGGAGTGGACATCCAACGACATCGTCTGTGCAAACGACACCAGCAGCAGCAAATGTGGCGATAGCCTGGGCAACACCTTTGGCACCCCTCTGATACGCCGCCTGCACAACGGCGGCTGGGGCATCATTTTCCCGAATGGGCAAAGCAGCAAATCGGGCAAGTCTGGCATCTTTGTTCTGCTGATCGATAGCAGCGGCAAAAAGACGTTCCGCTTTCTGCCCGCTGGCTCCCCCACCACGGATAGCAAAGGCAATATCACCTTCCGCAATGGCATTAGCCAGGTCACATCGGCCGACCTTGATGGTGATCACATCACAGACTATGTATATGCAGGCGACATGAGCGGCAATGTCTGGCGCTTCGATCTGACCGACAGCTCTCCCGCGAACTGGGCCGTGAACTCCACACCGATCTTCAATGCCGGGCAGCCCATCACCACAGCCATCGTAGTCAGCACAACCAACAAGAAGAACAGCTACCGCGTGATGCTGAACTTCGGCACGGGCAAAATCTACCCACAGGTCTTCGATGCAGCCTCCTATGTCACCCCGGGCACCTACTATATGTATGGAATCTGGGATGCCAATATGGATGCATGGAACGGCAAGAGCACAACCCAGTATCTGTCCATCACCAACCAGGGCACCGTCAGCTCCAGCAGCCTGACCACCCAGACCATCACCTCACAAAGCTATACCAGCGACACACTGGGCATCAGCGGCGTGCGCACCGTAAGCAACACCTCGGTGTGCTGGAAAAACTCCACCACCTGCGGCTCATCTAATACCTCCATGGGCTGGATCATGGCTCTGCCCGGCACCAATGAACAGATCGCCTACAACCCAAGCTATCAGGATGGATACTTTGTCGTAAGCACTGTCATTCCAGAAGTGGCCCAGGTGCTCTCGTGCGACGTAACCGCAGCTTCTGGCTTCACCTTCGCCATCCTGCCCGATACCGGCGGCACAGCTTCCTCCAACTACTTTCTGAATTCAGGCTACTCTGGCGGCGTCATTGCTGCGCTGGGCCTCAGCGGGGTTGGCTCGGTCACAGCGGTCAACTCCGGCAACCGCCGCTTCGCCATTACCCAGACCACCTCGGGCATTGGCAAAGCCCTGGAAGTCAGTCCATCAAGCAACAGCGTGGTTCGCCGCGTCAACTGGGTACGCCGCCGCTGAGGATGAAAAGCATGAAAAACACTGTTTCCACCCAGCGAATCCAGCAAGGCTTCACCTTGATCGAAGTCATGATCGTGGTCGTAATGATCGCCATTCTGGCTTCTATCGCCCTGCCCTCCTATGAGAGCTATATGCGCAAAACGCGCAGAATTGACGCCAAAAACTCCCTGCTGGATCTGGCCATGCGCCAGGAAAAGTTCTATAGCATCAACAACAAATACTCTGCCACGGCCAGCGACCTCGGCTACTCCGCCCTGCCATATGCCGTACCCAGCTCGAACAACAACTCCTACTACGACCTCTCCATCACCCTGAGCACCGACACCCAGAGCTACACCGCCACCGCCACGCCCAAGGGTCCGCAGCTCAATGATGCCGAATGCTATGCCTACACCCTGGCCAACACGGGGCAGAGAGGCAATGTGAAAAGCTCCACAGCACTGGCACCCGAAAAGTGCTGGTAGACAAAAAAGCAGACTCTACGGTCTGCTTTTTTCATGCCTGCTATTCGTTGCACAGCAACTGCAAGCCATGCGCTTCGGTGGGCAGCGGCACCTCCCATTTGTGCAACATGCCCAGCAGCGCGGCATTGCTCAGCGTGGTGTCGCGCTTGCTGTTGCGCGCCAGCAGCGTGGGTTTGCTGGCTTCCAGGTGCACCAGTTCTACCTGCGCGCCGTAGGCCAGGCACAGGTCGACAGATTTGCTGCGCATCTGTTTGGACAGATGCGTGGCGTTCCACACAAACGGCGCTTTGGCACGCAGCAGGCTTTTGGCCTTGTCCACGGCGCGGTGGGCTGCTGCGCCTTCGTTGTCACCGTGCTTTAAGCCCAGCTCAGTGCGCGCATCGTCGAAGGACACTACAGGTAGATCGCCATGGTGCTGCGCCACCCAGGTGTTTTTGCCCGACGCGGGCAGACCGCACATGATGATGACGCGCGAGCCCGGCTCCTCATGCAAGGCGTAGTCCGGGTGCAGCTCGGCCCCGCGAAAGTAGCGCACCGCGGTTTCTGCTGAGGCGAACTTTCGCGGTGTGCGCAGGCAGCCCTCTTCACGCGCCAGCTCCTGGAACAGGTCGATATTGACCAGCACATTGCCCACATCGGGGCAAATGCGGCCACGTATATCGGCCCGCGCCAGTTGCACCAGCAGTTGCAGATCGACCTGCCAGGACAGTTCGCGGACGATGAACTCGGGCGAGACACCCCGGCGCGAATCGGCAAAGGCAAAAAACGGCACCTGGTGCACCGCAATCAGGCGGCAAATCGCCTCTCGCTGGGCCACGGGCACGCCCGCTGCCCACAGCATCAGCCGCGCATCCATCGCGCCCCGGCGCGAGTGGCCAGGCTGCGCGATGCGGCCGTCTTCCGCGATCTGCGTGGTAGAGCACTTGGCCACATCGTGCAGCAGCGCAGACAGAAACAGCGTTTCGCGCTCCTCATTCGAGAGCAGCGCATAGTCGCTGTCCTGCAGCAGTTCGCCCACCACCATTTGCGTATGGGTCCACACATCGCCTTCGGCGTGATAGACCGGGTCTTGCGGCGTGGTCTTGGCCAGCTCCAGCTGCGGGAAGGCATCCAGGCAGGCCGCCCAGTCCACGTTGTCGCGGGCAGAATGCGGCACCAAGCCCGCTATTTGTTTCCAGCCCCACATAAACATCTCCTCTCCACAGTCTTATGGACTATGGTTTTGATAGCTGCTAGCGCCTTATAGGTGTGCGCTACCAGCCTTTTTGAATCACATTGGCAAAAATATCGACACCCGCACGCAAGCCATTGGCCACAATGGGCCGCTCGCTGTGGTGCGAGCCTGAATCCAGAATCGTCTGCACAAAGTCCGAGCGCACAAACTTGTAGCGCGCCACGGTCTGGCCGTTGTCTTCGACCTTGATGTAGAGGCCCTCAGCCAGGTCCGAAGCATCGGTCTGCTTCCAGGCCAGGGGCAAATCCAGCTGCTGGCGCAGCACCTGCTCCTCAAACACCGCACGCCACTGCGCGCTGCGCGCCAGCGACGGGGCCAGCAGCGCCAGTAAATCCTGCACACGCTTTGGCGCAATGCCGCTGTAGAGCACGGGCACGGAGACCACGGGCACATCCGCCAGCAGCGCGTGGCGGCGCGGTGTGTCCAGAAACTGCTGGGCCGAGCGGTCCCACACGTCGAACTCGCAAAACCAGTGCGGCAGCGCGTCGTAGTACAGCGAATGTTTGGCGTACAACCACTCGCCATACAGGATGAAGCGGTCATCCAGCAGCGCCATCAGCGCGCTTTCGTGCGCCCTGGTCCATTGCTTGTAGGCGTTGAACTGGCGCTCGCGCCCGCCCATCTGATCGGCTTGCAGATAGTGGCCGCGCGACTGCAGCAGCAAGCAGCCATCGCCGCCAAAGCTGAGCGCGGCATTGGCGCCATCCAGCTTTTCCTCGACCACGATATGGCGGCCCGCCAGCGCTTCATAAGGCACGGCATCGGCCTGGTCGCCCACTTGCAGGCGCGAGCCGCGCAAATGCGGCGTGCGCGGGTATTTGAGAATTTCCAGGTTGAATAAATGTTGTGAAGTCATGTTGTGCTTTCCAAAAAGGGAATAAGCCACGCGCAAAAAAAGCGTGGCAGACCAATCAACGACAACGGCAGCGCTGCAAAAAGGCAAAACTTCTTTGGCCTGGTGAATAGCAGGCCGAAGCTTCAAAAAGTGGAGGGGCGTAAAACCTGGATGCGAACCAGGCCAGAGACGCCAAGCAAGGGCCGCCCCGCAGCAAAGGCGTCGTCCCTCGGGGGAAGGCGCGAAGCACCTCAGGGGGGCGACACATCCACCGCCACGTACACCGCAGCGCACACGCTAAAGAGATCAGCGTGTGACGAAGTCGTTTAGCAGAAACGAATGCGGCGGGACATGGGGCACCTCGAAAATGAGAGCGAATAACGCAGGTGGAGTAAAGGCTGGCGAGTGTATTCGGGCATGCATCAATTTGCCAAGCCATAGCGGCACAAGCTGTGGCAAGAAGAGAACAAATAGCCCTGCCCAATGGGCCTGGCCTGCCCTTGCCACCGATGGGTTTCACAGCAATGAAATATGAATTAGTTACATATGTCAGCTTTTATGCACCTGCCAATTGATCCATGACATCTGCAAAAGCCTTGCGCCAACCTCTTCTGATTTCTCTGATTGCAGCCGCCGCACTGGCCGCCTGTGGTGGTAACGACAACAACACCCAAAGCACCCCACCAGCGCCCACACCAGAAGTTCCTGCGCCGACTCCCGCCCCCGAGCCAGAAAAGACCCCCATCGGCCTGACGCTGGAGAAAATTGGCAGCTACCAGTCGGGCATCTTCTTGCAAAGCGCGGCTGAAATCACCGCCTTTGATGCTGCCTCCAAACGCGGCTTTGTGGTCAATGCCCAGAAAGGCGCGCTGGACGTGCTGGACATGAGCAACCCTGCCGCCCCCCGCATGGTTGCGAGCCTGGACGCCACCAAGCTGTCACTGGGCGCCGGTGCATCCATCAACAGCGTGGCCGTGCATGACGGCCTGGTCGCAGTCGCCATTCAGGCCGCCATTAAGACCAGCAACGGCGCGGTGGCGATTTACAGCGCCGACAAGCTCGAACTTCTGTCGCAAGTTGCCGTGGGCGCCCTGCCCGACATGCTGACCTTCACCCCCGATGGCAAGACGCTTCTGGTCGCCAACGAGGGCGAGCCCAGCGATGACTACCAGATCGACCCCGAAGGCTCCATCAGCGTCATCGATGTGAGCACGCCCGCCAAGCCGGTCGCCCGCACCGCCGATTTCAAGGCCTTCAACAGCCAGAAGGCCGCGCTGCTGGCCAAGGGCGTGCGCATCTTCGGCCCCACGGCCGATGGCAAGGGCACGGCGGCCGTCGCCAATGACCTGGAGCCGGAATACATCGCCGTGGCCCCCGATGGCAAGACCGCCTGGGTGACGCTGCAGGAAAACAATGCGCTGGCCATTGTGGACATTGCCAACGCCACCGTGACCGATGTGGTGGCGCTGGGCTTCAAGGACCACGGCAAGGCCGGCAACGAGCTGGACTTTGCCGACAGCGATGGCAAGAACGCTGTCATCCACATCACCAGCGCCCCCCATGTCTATGGCATGTACCAGCCCGACTCCATTGCCGCATACAAGGCGGCTGACGGCGCAACCTATCTGGTCACCGCCAATGAAGGCGATGCGCGCGCCTGGGGCGAAGGCAACAAGGCCTACTTTGGCACTGCGGCGGACAAGGCCACAGGCGCACTGGCCAGTGCTGGCGATGTGAGCAAGGGCTTTGTCGAAGAGTGGCGCATCAAGCACCTGGTGCACAAAGATGGTTTTCTGCGCCGCGCGGGCGACGATCTGCCCGCCCATCTGGCCCAGTTGGGCAAGGGTGCGTATCTGAATGCCAGCAACTTCGCCTGGTGCGGCGCAGTCAGCGGCGACCCCAAGACCTGCCGTGATGACGACAAGCTTGGCCGCCTCAAGATCACCTGGACCATGGGCTACCAGACCGACGCATCCGGCGCCCCCGTGCAGGATGCCAAGGGCTATCTGACCTACGACAAGCTGTACGCCTATGGTGGCCGCTCCATTTCCATCTGGGATGCCAAGGGCCAGCAGGTCTGGGATTCTGGCGCGGCGATTGAGACATTCATCGCCAGCCCCGAGTGCAAGCTGGGCACCAAGCGCGATGTAGCCTGCGCCACCTATTTCAACACCGGCCATGACGCCACCGCCACGCTGGATGCACGCAGCAGCGCCAAGGGCCCCGAGCCTGAAGGCCTGGCCGTGGGCCAGATCGGTGACAAGACTTTTGTCTTCGTGGGGCTGGAGCGCATGGGCGGCATTCTGGTGTTTGACATCACCAACCCCAAGGCACCCAAGCAGATCGACTATCTGAACACCCGCGAAAACTGGACCGCCAGCTTTGACGACAAAAACCCGCCCAGCGGCGCGGCACTGTCTGCGCTGGGTGATCTGGGCCCTGAAGGCCTGCACTTCATCCCGGCAGCCAAGTCGCCCAATGGCAAGCCTTTGCTGATGGTGGGTAACGAGGTCAGCGGCACCACGGCGGTCTATCAGCTTCAGTTGCAATACTGAAGCAAGGCCGGCACTAGGTGTTTGATCCCAAGCCCCGCCAGTGCGGGGCTTTTTTCATCAGCAGCTATGGAGCTGCGCCAAGGGTTACTCAAATACGTAACAATCTGCCCCCTGCGGTCGATGTACCGCCTATGGTTTTGCATTCGCTGCGCGCCACATGCGCAGCCAACTAAACCGCCGTGTATCCGGACGGCGGTGGCTTTTTGGAACGGAATACATATGACGCACTCTATCGCTCGCCGTACGGCGCTGCGCGGCTTGGCCGTTGCTGCACTGGCTTCTTCCTCGCTGCTGTCCATGGCCCATGCCGACACGCCCAAAGTGCTGCGCGTCTCTGCCATCCCCGACGAAGCCCCCACCGAGCTGCAGCGCAAGTTCAAGCCCCTGGGCGAGTACCTGTCCAAGGCCACAGGCATGAAGGTGGTCTTCACCCCCGTGTCCGACTACGCTGCCGTGGTCGAATCGCTGGCCACCAACAAGCTGGAAATGGCCTGGCTGGGCGGCTTTACCTATGTGCAGGCCAAGATCCGCACCAACGGCACGGCCATTCCCATCGTGCAGCGCGCAGAAGATGCCGTCTTCACCAGCCAGTTTGTGACGGCCGACCCCGCCATCAAGTCGCTGGCCGATTTGAAGGGCAAGACTTTCGCCTTTGGCGCGCCTTCGTCCACATCGGGCAGCCTGATGCCGCGTTACTTCCTGCAGCAAGCGGGTATGAATCCTGAGAAGGACTTCAAGACCGTGGCCTACTCGGGCGCGCACGATGCCACCGTGGCCTTTGTGGCCGCAGGCAAGGCCGATGCCGGCGTACTGAACACCTCCGTGTGGGACAAGCTGGTCGAGTCCAAGAAGGTGGACACCAGCAAGGTGCACGTGTTTGCCACCACCCCCACCTACTTTGACTACAACTGGACCGTGCGCGGCAACCTGGACCCCGCCATCGTCAAAAAGCTGACCGACGCTTTCCTGGCGCTGGACCCGTCCAAGCCCGAGCACAAGGCCATCATGGACCTGCAGCGCGCCAGCAAGTTCATCCCCACCAAGTCGGCCAACTACGACGGGATTGAAGCAGCGGCCAAGTCGGCAGGCCTGCTGAAGTAAGCACTTCAAGCCTTTTTGCCTTCCAGCGTGCTTCTAGTGCGCGCTGGAAGCTATCATTTTCAGAGTATTCGTCTCATGAGCTTCATGCTGGACGATGTGGGCCTGACCCACAGCAACGGCTTTCACGCCCTGTCCCATATTTCCTTGTCCGCCACGCAGGGCGAGTGCATTGCGCTCATCGGCCCTTCAGGCGCAGGCAAAACCAGTTTGCTCAGCACCATAGCCACCGCCTACCTGCCCACCACGGGCAGCATGCAGGTGCTGGGCCAGGCTGCGTCCACCCAATCCACGCCCCGCGCTTTGAAAGCCTTGCGCGCCCGCATTGGCACCGTGCACCAGGCCGCGCCCATTCCGCTGCGCCAGCGCGTGGTTACCGCCGTGCTGGCGGGCAAGCTGGGCCAGTGGCCGCTGTGGAAGGCGCTGGCGTCGCTGGCCTACCCGCAAGACATTCCCGGCGCGCGCGAAGCGCTGGCCCGTGTGCAGCTGGATGACAAGCTGTTCGCCCGCTGCGACCAGCTCTCCGGCGGCCAGCTGCAGCGCGTAGGCATTGCCCGCGTGCTGTACCAGGGGGCAGAGTTGATTCTGGCGGACGAGCCCGTCTCTGCGCTGGACCCAGCCCTGTCGCTGGCCACCGTGCAACTGCTGGTGCAGGAGGCCGCCGCCCGCCAGGCCACGCTGGTGGCCAGCTTGCACGCGGTGGATTTGGCGCTGGCCAACTTCAGCCGCATTGTCGGCATCCGCGATGGTCGCGTGGCATTTGACTTGCCCGCCGCGCAGATCAGCGATGCGCAATTGCAAGCGCTGTATGCCGGTGCTGACGGCGCCCCCGTGCCCCTGCCCACGCTGCACAACATGCCTGCGCCCGATGCGCCCCCCACCAGTACCAGCAGCAACCCCAGCCCGGTGATCGCATGCCGCTAAGTGCTACCACTGCCTCCGCCGCGCGGCGCGACCCGGCAGCGCGCGGGCGGCTGACCTGGCTGGTCATGGCGCTGATCGTGTTGTGGCCCATGCTGCAAACCGCGGGCTTTTCGCTGCAGCCGTTTTTTGACGCAGACAACCTCAAAGTCATCGGCGGCTTTCTGCGCCAGTTTTTGCCGCCCGAGACCAGCGGCGAGTTCCTGGGCTACCTGGGCACCGCCACACTCGAAACATTGGCCATTGCCACGGCCGGCATGGCGCTGGCCTTCGTCATTGCCGTGCCCATGTCGTATTTATCGACTGGCGCAGCACGCGAGAAAGTCACGCTCAACCCCATCGCCCGCGGCGTGCTCACTATCTTGCGCGGCATTCCCGAGCTGGTCTGGGCGCTGGTGTTTGTGCGCGTGTTTGGCCTGGGCCCCGCCGCCGGCGTGCTGGCCCTGGGGCTGACCTATGGCGGCATGCTGGCCAAGGTGTATGCCGAAATTCTGGAATCCACCGCCCCCGCACCCGCCCGTGCCTTGCGGGCCAGCGGCGCCGGGCGCTTGCAGGCCCTGCTCTACGGTCTGCTGCCGCAGGCGGCCAAAGAGCTGACTTCGTACACCGTGTACCGCTGGGAATGCGCCATCCGCGCCTCGGTGGTGATGGGCTTTGTGGGCGCGGGCGGTTTGGGCCAGTTGATGGACCAGGCCATGAAGATGCTCAACGGCGGCGAGGCCGCCAGCATCTTGCTGGCCTTCATGCTGCTGGTGGCGGCTGCCGATGCGCTGTCCTGGGCATTGCGCCGCGCTCTGGACACTGCACCTGCGCCCCGCGCCTTGCCCTTTGGCTGGCGCACTGCTGCATTTTTGGTAGCTGCCGGCGTGGGCCTGTGGGGCAGTTTGCGGTTGTTGGACATTGATTTCTCTGCCCTCTTCACCGCCGATGCAGCAAGCAGCATGGGCGACTTTGTGCGCGGCTTCTTCCCGTCCGATCTGAGCCAGCCCTGGCTTTTGAAAGTGTTGCAAGGCGTGTGGGAGACACTGGCGATTTCCATCGTCGGCACCTTGCTGGCCGCAGCTGTGGGCCTGCTGCTGGCCCTGCCGCGCTGGCGTGGGCCGTGGAATGTGCTGCTCAACGTGCTGCGATCGGTGCCCGAACTGGTCTGGGCAACGATTACCGCGCTGGCCGTGGGCCTGGGGCCGTTTGCCGGCGCACTGGCCCTGGCGCTGCACACCGCTGGCGTGCTGGGCCGCTTGTACGCCGAAGCCCTACAAAACGCCCCCGCAGCACCTGCACAAGCCCTGCGCCTGGCGGGCAGCAACCGCCTGCTGGCGTTTTGCTACGGCACCTTCCCCGGCGCCGCGCCGCAGCTGCTGGCCTACACCTTGTACCGCTGGGAGATGAACATCCGCATGGCGGCCATCCTGGGCTTTGTGGGTGCAGGCGGCCTGGGCCAGCTGCTGTATTTTGAGTTGTCTTTATTCCATTACGCGCAGGCCAGCACAGTGATTATTGCTATGCTTTTATTGAGCATTGCCGTGGACTGGAGCAGCGCGGCACTGCGCCGGGCCATGCGCTAAACCCATCAGCAAACGGCCCGCATACGGGGGTGGCGTGCAAACGCCAGCCCCAGCACTGTGCCCAGCACCATGACAAAGCAGGCAAATGCGGTAACGGCGGCATTGATGCCCCAGTGGTCTGCAATCCAGCCCACCGCCATCATGGGCAGCATGGAGCCCAGCAAACCAATGGCCTGATAGGTGGACAGCATGCCCGCACGGTTATCCGGCTGGGCAATACGCCCCACCATCGTCATGCCCGCCAGCATGCACATACCGTGGCCCAGCGCCGTCAGCGCCACACCAATGACGAACAGTGCGGCCGATGCCATATGAAGGTTCAGCACCAGCAGCGCGTTGCTGACCACCAGCAGCCCCATGCCCAGTCCGCCACAGCGGTGCACACGCAGGCGGGACGCCAGCAGCTGTATGCCCGCAGACACCAGCAAGATGATGGCAATGGCACCACCACTGACCACGGGCCCATTCCACGGAATCATCTGCTTCAAAAACAGGCCCGCCATAGAGGCATATAGCCCGAACACCCCAAAGGCCACAAACGGGTAGCCGCAGGTCAGCAC is from Comamonas fluminis and encodes:
- a CDS encoding pilus assembly protein, whose translation is MCFKAEQISGSATSAAGNVPPQGRVQQGTQLYLASYHPKNWWGQMTAQNLIEQTDGTVSINSVATWDASCVLTGGTCTSTNTTTSAQSSRRLLTWNGSAGVTLDYSNLNSSQQSALLGSATTSTNASNFLSYLKGDRSLEITTAGTGSFRARDSLLGDIINSSPSWVGAPNSPYSSPWSDLLYPTATAPEGTSYQTFAQANATRTNVVYVGSNDGFLHGFRAGASKTDGSFNSTNNDGNELIGYMPSQVLKTIGNPNADTRLNYGNTNYSHNAYVDAAPGTGDLYINGSWKTWLAGGLGGGGNQDATTSLPTGVIADNTSIATGALYLLDITNPDGFSTQLPSSTVLGEWTSNDIVCANDTSSSKCGDSLGNTFGTPLIRRLHNGGWGIIFPNGQSSKSGKSGIFVLLIDSSGKKTFRFLPAGSPTTDSKGNITFRNGISQVTSADLDGDHITDYVYAGDMSGNVWRFDLTDSSPANWAVNSTPIFNAGQPITTAIVVSTTNKKNSYRVMLNFGTGKIYPQVFDAASYVTPGTYYMYGIWDANMDAWNGKSTTQYLSITNQGTVSSSSLTTQTITSQSYTSDTLGISGVRTVSNTSVCWKNSTTCGSSNTSMGWIMALPGTNEQIAYNPSYQDGYFVVSTVIPEVAQVLSCDVTAASGFTFAILPDTGGTASSNYFLNSGYSGGVIAALGLSGVGSVTAVNSGNRRFAITQTTSGIGKALEVSPSSNSVVRRVNWVRRR
- a CDS encoding type IV pilin protein — translated: MKNTVSTQRIQQGFTLIEVMIVVVMIAILASIALPSYESYMRKTRRIDAKNSLLDLAMRQEKFYSINNKYSATASDLGYSALPYAVPSSNNNSYYDLSITLSTDTQSYTATATPKGPQLNDAECYAYTLANTGQRGNVKSSTALAPEKCW
- a CDS encoding AAA family ATPase, translating into MWGWKQIAGLVPHSARDNVDWAACLDAFPQLELAKTTPQDPVYHAEGDVWTHTQMVVGELLQDSDYALLSNEERETLFLSALLHDVAKCSTTQIAEDGRIAQPGHSRRGAMDARLMLWAAGVPVAQREAICRLIAVHQVPFFAFADSRRGVSPEFIVRELSWQVDLQLLVQLARADIRGRICPDVGNVLVNIDLFQELAREEGCLRTPRKFASAETAVRYFRGAELHPDYALHEEPGSRVIIMCGLPASGKNTWVAQHHGDLPVVSFDDARTELGLKHGDNEGAAAHRAVDKAKSLLRAKAPFVWNATHLSKQMRSKSVDLCLAYGAQVELVHLEASKPTLLARNSKRDTTLSNAALLGMLHKWEVPLPTEAHGLQLLCNE
- a CDS encoding RNA ligase family protein produces the protein MTSQHLFNLEILKYPRTPHLRGSRLQVGDQADAVPYEALAGRHIVVEEKLDGANAALSFGGDGCLLLQSRGHYLQADQMGGRERQFNAYKQWTRAHESALMALLDDRFILYGEWLYAKHSLYYDALPHWFCEFDVWDRSAQQFLDTPRRHALLADVPVVSVPVLYSGIAPKRVQDLLALLAPSLARSAQWRAVFEEQVLRQQLDLPLAWKQTDASDLAEGLYIKVEDNGQTVARYKFVRSDFVQTILDSGSHHSERPIVANGLRAGVDIFANVIQKGW
- a CDS encoding choice-of-anchor I family protein; translation: MTSAKALRQPLLISLIAAAALAACGGNDNNTQSTPPAPTPEVPAPTPAPEPEKTPIGLTLEKIGSYQSGIFLQSAAEITAFDAASKRGFVVNAQKGALDVLDMSNPAAPRMVASLDATKLSLGAGASINSVAVHDGLVAVAIQAAIKTSNGAVAIYSADKLELLSQVAVGALPDMLTFTPDGKTLLVANEGEPSDDYQIDPEGSISVIDVSTPAKPVARTADFKAFNSQKAALLAKGVRIFGPTADGKGTAAVANDLEPEYIAVAPDGKTAWVTLQENNALAIVDIANATVTDVVALGFKDHGKAGNELDFADSDGKNAVIHITSAPHVYGMYQPDSIAAYKAADGATYLVTANEGDARAWGEGNKAYFGTAADKATGALASAGDVSKGFVEEWRIKHLVHKDGFLRRAGDDLPAHLAQLGKGAYLNASNFAWCGAVSGDPKTCRDDDKLGRLKITWTMGYQTDASGAPVQDAKGYLTYDKLYAYGGRSISIWDAKGQQVWDSGAAIETFIASPECKLGTKRDVACATYFNTGHDATATLDARSSAKGPEPEGLAVGQIGDKTFVFVGLERMGGILVFDITNPKAPKQIDYLNTRENWTASFDDKNPPSGAALSALGDLGPEGLHFIPAAKSPNGKPLLMVGNEVSGTTAVYQLQLQY
- a CDS encoding putative selenate ABC transporter substrate-binding protein → MTHSIARRTALRGLAVAALASSSLLSMAHADTPKVLRVSAIPDEAPTELQRKFKPLGEYLSKATGMKVVFTPVSDYAAVVESLATNKLEMAWLGGFTYVQAKIRTNGTAIPIVQRAEDAVFTSQFVTADPAIKSLADLKGKTFAFGAPSSTSGSLMPRYFLQQAGMNPEKDFKTVAYSGAHDATVAFVAAGKADAGVLNTSVWDKLVESKKVDTSKVHVFATTPTYFDYNWTVRGNLDPAIVKKLTDAFLALDPSKPEHKAIMDLQRASKFIPTKSANYDGIEAAAKSAGLLK
- a CDS encoding phosphonate ABC transporter ATP-binding protein, which produces MSFMLDDVGLTHSNGFHALSHISLSATQGECIALIGPSGAGKTSLLSTIATAYLPTTGSMQVLGQAASTQSTPRALKALRARIGTVHQAAPIPLRQRVVTAVLAGKLGQWPLWKALASLAYPQDIPGAREALARVQLDDKLFARCDQLSGGQLQRVGIARVLYQGAELILADEPVSALDPALSLATVQLLVQEAAARQATLVASLHAVDLALANFSRIVGIRDGRVAFDLPAAQISDAQLQALYAGADGAPVPLPTLHNMPAPDAPPTSTSSNPSPVIACR
- the phnE gene encoding phosphonate ABC transporter, permease protein PhnE, whose amino-acid sequence is MPLSATTASAARRDPAARGRLTWLVMALIVLWPMLQTAGFSLQPFFDADNLKVIGGFLRQFLPPETSGEFLGYLGTATLETLAIATAGMALAFVIAVPMSYLSTGAAREKVTLNPIARGVLTILRGIPELVWALVFVRVFGLGPAAGVLALGLTYGGMLAKVYAEILESTAPAPARALRASGAGRLQALLYGLLPQAAKELTSYTVYRWECAIRASVVMGFVGAGGLGQLMDQAMKMLNGGEAASILLAFMLLVAAADALSWALRRALDTAPAPRALPFGWRTAAFLVAAGVGLWGSLRLLDIDFSALFTADAASSMGDFVRGFFPSDLSQPWLLKVLQGVWETLAISIVGTLLAAAVGLLLALPRWRGPWNVLLNVLRSVPELVWATITALAVGLGPFAGALALALHTAGVLGRLYAEALQNAPAAPAQALRLAGSNRLLAFCYGTFPGAAPQLLAYTLYRWEMNIRMAAILGFVGAGGLGQLLYFELSLFHYAQASTVIIAMLLLSIAVDWSSAALRRAMR